The nucleotide window GCTGCTCGATCTGGCAGCCGACATGGGCATCTTGGAAGATTTCATCGAGGAGACGCTGTGATGCGCCCTTTGCACGAGCTTGACCTGTCGGCGCTGTCGCGCTGCGAGGCGGTCCTGACCGATATCGACGACACACTGACCACCGATGGCCAGTTGCCCGCCGCGGCCTATGACGCGCTGGAGCGGCTGGCGCAGGCGGGGCTGCAGGTGGTGCCGATCACCGGCCGTCCGGCGGGATGGTGCGACATGATCGCCCGGCTGTGGCCGGTTGCGGGGATCGTCGGCGAGAACGGCGCCTTCTACTTCAGCTATGACCGCGAGGCGCGGGTGATGCGGCAGCGCTTCTTTGCGACCAGTGCCGAACGCCGCGCCAACCGCGCCAGGCTGGATACGCTGCGCGAGCAGATCCTGGCCGAGGTGCCGGGCGCCGGCATCGCTTCTGACCAGCTTTACCGCGAGGCGGATTTGGCGATCGACTTCTGCGAGGACGTGCCCGCCCTTCCGGTAGCGCAGGTGCAGCGTATCCTGGAGCTGTTTGCCGAGGCAGGGGCGGTGGCGAAGCTGTCGTCGATCCATGTCAACGGCTGGTTCGGCAACTATGACAAGCTGTCGATGACCCGCATCTTTGCCAAGGACGTGCTGGGGCTGGATATCGACGCGGCGCGCGACCGGGTGGTCTTTGTCGGCGACAGCCCGAATGACGGGCCGATGTTCAAGTTCTTCCCGCTGTCCTGCGGCGTGGCCAATGTGCGCGAATTCACCCCCGGCAGCTTTGCTCCGCCATCCTTTGTCGCGCCCTCGGTCGGCGGTGCCGGCTTTGTCGAGGTGGCCGACCGCATCCTTGCGGCGCGCGAGGTGGCCCATGTCTGACCACGCACCCGCGCGCAGGGTCGACCTGGCGATCATCGGCGGCGGCATCAACGGCTGCGGGATTGCCCGCGATGCGGTGGGCCGGGGATATTCGGTCTGGCTGTGCGAGCAGGGTGATCTTGGCGGCGCGACCTCGTCCTCCTCGACCAAGCTGCTGCATGGCGGCCTGCGCTATCTGGAGCATCATGAATTCCGCCTGGTGCGCGAGGCGTTGATCGAGCGCGAGGTGCTTTGGGGCATCGCCCCGCAGATCGTGCGCCCGCTGCGCTTCATCCTGCCGCATCGCAAGGGAATGCGCCCGGCCTGGCTGCTGCGGTTGGGGCTGTTCATCTATGACCATCTGGGGGGCCGCAAGCTGCTGCCGGGCACGTCGCGGGTGAACCTGGCGCAGGGGCCGTATGGCGAGGGGCTGAATGCCGATCTGCGGCTGGGGTTCGAGTATTCCGACTGCTGGGTCGAGGATAACCGCCTGACAATTCTCAACGCGCAGGACGCGGCAGAGCGAGGCGCCGAGATCCGCGTGCGTACCCGCTGCACCGAGGCGCGGCCCTTGCCGGGCGGCGGCTGGCGCGTGGTGGGCCGCGATCTGGAAACCGGCGCGGAAGAGGTGGTTCATGCCCGCATGGTCATCAACGCCGGCGGCCCCTGGGCCAATGCCGTGGCGCGCGATCTGGTGCAGCGCCCGCCCAAGGGCTCGGTCCGGCAGGTGCAGGGGTCGCATATCGTGGTGCCGCGGCTCTATGGCCATGACCGCTGCTTCATCTTCCAGAATGCGGATGGGCGGATCGTCTTTACCATTCCCTATGAGGACCGCTTTACCCTGATCGGCACCACCGACCGCGACTATCCCGGCGATCCGGCCAAGGTCGCGGCCTCGGACGAGGAGATCGCCTATCTTTGCGCGCTGGTCGGGCAGTATTTCAAGCGCCCGATCACGCCCAAGGATGTGGTGTGGAGCTATTCCGGTGTGCGCCCGCTCTATGACGATGGCAGCTCCGAGGCGCAGAAGGCCACGCGCGATTATGTGCTGGAGCTGGATCAGGCCGAGGGCGCCCCGGTGCTGTCGGTGTTCGGTGGCAAGATCACGACCTATCGGAGGCTGGCGGAGTCCGCGTTGGAGCGGATCGAGGCCACCTTGGGCCGCGCACAGGGCGAGCCCGCCGGCTGGACGGGGCAGCATCCGCTGCCGGGAGGCGGCTTTGCGCCGCGGGGCTTCGACGCAGAAGTGCGCAAGCTGATCTCGGCCCGCAGCTTCCTGACCGGCGCCGAGGCGACCCGACTGGTACGCTTCTACGGCACCCGCGCGGCCGAGATGCTGGGCGATGCCCGCAGCCGTGCCGATCTGGGCCGCGACTTCGGCGCGGGACTGACGGAGCGCGAGGTGGAGTACATGTGCCGCACCGAATGGGCGCGCACCGCCGAGGACATCTTGTTCCGCCGCAGCAAGCTGGGGCTGCGGCTGACGCCAGCCCAGATCGCGGGACTGGAAGATCACCTGCGAAAGGATATGCAACTACGAATGACGGCATGAACAGCGCCGCGGCAAGGGAGTGGAGGCCCTTGCCACGGTGGCAGAGCACCGGCGTCTGACGGCGCCATATCAGGGAGGAGGAAGCGTGTTTCTGGGTATAGACCTTGGGACGTCCGGGGTGAAATCCGTAATCATCGACGACGGCCAGGCCCTTGTCGCCGAAGCCTCGTCCCGCCTGCTCGAGGTAACGCGGGCGAAGCCCGGCTGGTCCGAACAGGACCCGGATCTTTGGTGGGACGCCGTCTGCGAAAGCCTTGATGCGCTGGCCGCCAGCCATCCGGGCGCGATGGCCACGGTTTCGGGCATTGGTCTGTCGGGGCAGATGTATGGGGCGACGGTGCTGGACGGGGCGGACAAGCCGCTGCGCCCGGCGATCTTGTGGAACGACACCCGCAGCGCGGCGGAGTGCGAGGAACTGGCCGCGGCAGTGCCTGATCTGTTGGGCCGCGTGGGGCGCAATCCCACCCCCGGCGTGACCGCCAGCAAGCTGATGTGGCTGCGCCGGCATGAGCCTGAGACCTTTGCCGCCGTGCGCACGGTGCTGTTGCCCAAGGACTATGTCCGCCTGCGGCTGTCGGGAGACAAGGCCAGCGATCTGGCCGATTCCAGCGGCACGATGTGGGTGGACCTGGCGGCGCGGGACTGGTCGGGGCCGATGCTCGATGCCTCGGGCATGGACCGCGCCCAGATGCCCCGCCTGCATGAAGGCACAGAGCCGACCGGCACCCTACGGGCCGAACTGGCGCAGCGCTGGGCATGGGGCGGCGCCCGGTGATCGCTGCGGGCGGCGGCGACAATGCCTGCGGAGCCTGCGGATCTGGCGTGATCGCGGATGGTGAGGGCACCGTGTCGCTGGGCACCTCGGGCGTGCTGTTCGTGGCCAATGATCGCCCGCGCCCGGCGGGCACCCATGCCATCGAGGCGCTGTGCCATGCCGTGCCGGGGCGCTGGCACCAGATGTCGGTGGTGCTGTCGGCCACCTCATGCCTGACATGGCTTGGCGCAAGGCTGAAGCGCAGCCCGGCAGAGCTGGTGGCGCTGCTGGGCGATGATCCGCGCCCGGCGACGGACCTGATCTTCGTGCCGTTCCTCGATGGCTGCTGGTCGCCGCGCAGCGATGGCACCGTGCGGGGCGGCTTCATGGGGCTCGCGCATCAGCATGACGATGCCGCGATGGCGCAGGCGGTGATGCAGGGCGTGGCCTTCGCCATCCGCGAATGCGCCGAGGCGTTCGGCGAGGGCGGGGGCGATATGCGGCGGCTTCTGGCGCTCGGCGGCGGATCGCGCTCGGCGCTGTGGATGTCGATACTGGCCACCAATCTTGGCGTCGAGATCGACGTGCCCCGGACGAGCGCCCTGGGGGCCGCCTTTGGGCGGCCCGGCTGGGGATGATCGCGGCGACGAACCGCCCTGTGGCCGAGGTACTGACCCGGCCCCGGATCGGCGCTACCATTGCGCCGATCCCAGCCCATGCAGATAGCTATACCCAGGCCTTCAAACGCTGGAAGGCGTTCGCCAGCCTGTGTTGACCACCGCCCGTTTGGGCACCCGCCCGGGGAGGGGCGGCGAACAAGGGCCGGCGTTTCGCCGGCAAAACAGTGGAGGAGACCATCATGACGAAACAGATTTTCGGCGCAGCCTTCGGGCGGCGTGCCTTCATGTCGGGTGCTGCGGCCCTTGCCGCCAGCGCGGCGCTGTGGCCCAAGGCGATGCGGGCCCAGGCGGCCGACCGCAATTTCGCGGCGGCACTGGGCTGGACGACCTATGATTCGGGGCGCCACCTGCAGGACGGCTTTACCGCCGCCGTCGCCGAGCTTGGCGGCAACCTGACCACCACCGATGCTGGCTTTGACGCGCGGGTGCAAAGCGACCAGATTGACTCCCTGGTCGCCTCGCGGCCCGATGCGCTGTTCATCACCCCTGCCGATGCGGTGGCCATCGCCCCCGCCGTGCAGCGCGCCATTGCCGCCGGCATCCCGGTGTTCTGCGCCGACAGCGCGGTTCCGGGGGCCACCGTTACCACCACCTCGATGTCGAACAACTTCGGGATGGGCGTTCATTCGTGCGAGTTCATCTGCAAGGCGATTGGCGGCACGGGCAAGATCGCTCGCGTGATGCTGCCGCAGAACGAAAGCTGGGATCAGCGCACGCTGGGCATGGAATGGGTGCTGCGCAGCTATCCGGGCGTGGAGATCGTCACCGAATGGGCTTTCGCGCTGGCGGGCAATGTCACGCCGCGGCAGGCAGTGGACAATATCCTGACCTCTAACCCCGATATCGACGCGGTCTGGTGCGCCTGGGATGGCGCGGCGGTCGAAGGCAC belongs to Frigidibacter mobilis and includes:
- a CDS encoding HAD family hydrolase: MRPLHELDLSALSRCEAVLTDIDDTLTTDGQLPAAAYDALERLAQAGLQVVPITGRPAGWCDMIARLWPVAGIVGENGAFYFSYDREARVMRQRFFATSAERRANRARLDTLREQILAEVPGAGIASDQLYREADLAIDFCEDVPALPVAQVQRILELFAEAGAVAKLSSIHVNGWFGNYDKLSMTRIFAKDVLGLDIDAARDRVVFVGDSPNDGPMFKFFPLSCGVANVREFTPGSFAPPSFVAPSVGGAGFVEVADRILAAREVAHV
- the glpD gene encoding glycerol-3-phosphate dehydrogenase, whose amino-acid sequence is MSDHAPARRVDLAIIGGGINGCGIARDAVGRGYSVWLCEQGDLGGATSSSSTKLLHGGLRYLEHHEFRLVREALIEREVLWGIAPQIVRPLRFILPHRKGMRPAWLLRLGLFIYDHLGGRKLLPGTSRVNLAQGPYGEGLNADLRLGFEYSDCWVEDNRLTILNAQDAAERGAEIRVRTRCTEARPLPGGGWRVVGRDLETGAEEVVHARMVINAGGPWANAVARDLVQRPPKGSVRQVQGSHIVVPRLYGHDRCFIFQNADGRIVFTIPYEDRFTLIGTTDRDYPGDPAKVAASDEEIAYLCALVGQYFKRPITPKDVVWSYSGVRPLYDDGSSEAQKATRDYVLELDQAEGAPVLSVFGGKITTYRRLAESALERIEATLGRAQGEPAGWTGQHPLPGGGFAPRGFDAEVRKLISARSFLTGAEATRLVRFYGTRAAEMLGDARSRADLGRDFGAGLTEREVEYMCRTEWARTAEDILFRRSKLGLRLTPAQIAGLEDHLRKDMQLRMTA
- a CDS encoding FGGY family carbohydrate kinase; protein product: MFLGIDLGTSGVKSVIIDDGQALVAEASSRLLEVTRAKPGWSEQDPDLWWDAVCESLDALAASHPGAMATVSGIGLSGQMYGATVLDGADKPLRPAILWNDTRSAAECEELAAAVPDLLGRVGRNPTPGVTASKLMWLRRHEPETFAAVRTVLLPKDYVRLRLSGDKASDLADSSGTMWVDLAARDWSGPMLDASGMDRAQMPRLHEGTEPTGTLRAELAQRWAWGGAR
- a CDS encoding FGGY-family carbohydrate kinase, which encodes MGRRPVIAAGGGDNACGACGSGVIADGEGTVSLGTSGVLFVANDRPRPAGTHAIEALCHAVPGRWHQMSVVLSATSCLTWLGARLKRSPAELVALLGDDPRPATDLIFVPFLDGCWSPRSDGTVRGGFMGLAHQHDDAAMAQAVMQGVAFAIRECAEAFGEGGGDMRRLLALGGGSRSALWMSILATNLGVEIDVPRTSALGAAFGRPGWG
- a CDS encoding sugar ABC transporter substrate-binding protein gives rise to the protein MTKQIFGAAFGRRAFMSGAAALAASAALWPKAMRAQAADRNFAAALGWTTYDSGRHLQDGFTAAVAELGGNLTTTDAGFDARVQSDQIDSLVASRPDALFITPADAVAIAPAVQRAIAAGIPVFCADSAVPGATVTTTSMSNNFGMGVHSCEFICKAIGGTGKIARVMLPQNESWDQRTLGMEWVLRSYPGVEIVTEWAFALAGNVTPRQAVDNILTSNPDIDAVWCAWDGAAVEGTLAARAAGRDDLILTGIDGGSQAFNYIASDTPLKLSMAQSFYEMAYSNVFYAHEALAGRKAPRLLITPTYAVVKDMLQAGIPDDYDVPGRGAELGWTRAV